From the Caballeronia sp. LZ062 genome, one window contains:
- the treF gene encoding alpha,alpha-trehalase TreF: protein MYRAHHPSTRFNALTRALLIAASAAAFATATQAQTQVQSDPQAASAPVAASAQASSPLPPSELYGELYREVQLAHLYPDSKTFADMTPNVSPQQVMIDYANRTQPLDLARFVGSHFTLPQRETKGYTSDPNESVTQHIDTLWTVLRRNPDANASPWSSLLPLPYAYVVPGDRFDEIYYWDSYFIMLGLRQSGQRELMKNELDNFATLIDRYGHIPNGNRSYYLSRSQPPFFAQMVQLAAETDGDSAYLRYLPELAREYAYWMDGEDKVAPGEAYRHVVRLSDGTLLNRYWDDRATPRDESYREDVETAKQMPQRNSEDLWRNLRAGGETGWDFSSRWFSDGKSLATIEVTSLAPVDLNALLYDLERTLARAYRVKGDATHAEDFERRARVRAQAIRGHLWDPQLHAFGDYDFVAHTLTHRLSAATVYPLYAGIATKAQASAVASTIRGKLLRAGGLATTTVRSGQQWDEPNGWAPLQYLAIMGLRRYGESTLARQIAERWIQTNVAYYQHTGKLVEKYDVDAKAGSSAAGGGEYPLQDGFGWTNGVLRTLMVMYPSAAGVTTRPVDVPSGAAGVADAAASAAKASKNTHRLTPTPSSQ from the coding sequence ATGTATCGAGCGCATCATCCTTCAACACGCTTTAACGCGCTTACACGCGCATTGCTGATCGCGGCCAGCGCCGCCGCCTTTGCGACGGCGACGCAAGCTCAAACGCAGGTTCAATCCGACCCGCAAGCTGCTTCTGCGCCGGTTGCGGCAAGCGCGCAGGCCTCATCGCCGCTGCCGCCGTCCGAGCTTTACGGCGAGCTGTATCGCGAGGTGCAGCTCGCGCATCTCTACCCCGACAGCAAGACGTTCGCCGATATGACGCCGAACGTTTCGCCGCAGCAGGTCATGATCGACTATGCGAACCGCACACAGCCGCTCGATCTGGCGCGCTTCGTCGGTTCGCACTTCACGCTGCCGCAGCGCGAAACCAAGGGCTACACGTCCGACCCCAACGAAAGCGTGACGCAGCATATCGACACGCTGTGGACCGTTCTGCGCCGCAATCCGGATGCGAACGCGAGCCCGTGGTCATCTCTGTTGCCGCTGCCGTATGCGTATGTCGTGCCGGGAGATCGCTTCGACGAAATCTACTACTGGGATTCGTACTTCATCATGCTCGGACTGCGGCAAAGCGGCCAGCGCGAGTTGATGAAGAACGAACTCGACAACTTCGCGACGCTCATCGACCGGTACGGCCACATTCCGAACGGCAACCGTAGCTATTACCTGAGCCGCTCGCAGCCGCCGTTTTTCGCGCAGATGGTGCAGCTCGCCGCCGAAACCGATGGTGACAGCGCGTACCTGCGCTATCTGCCCGAACTCGCGCGCGAATACGCGTACTGGATGGACGGCGAGGACAAGGTCGCGCCGGGCGAAGCGTACCGGCATGTCGTGCGTCTTTCGGACGGCACGTTGCTGAATCGCTATTGGGACGACCGTGCCACGCCGCGCGACGAGTCATATCGCGAAGACGTGGAAACGGCGAAGCAAATGCCGCAACGCAATTCGGAAGACCTGTGGCGCAATCTGCGTGCGGGCGGTGAAACCGGCTGGGACTTCAGTTCCCGCTGGTTCTCGGACGGCAAGTCGCTCGCGACGATCGAAGTCACGTCGCTCGCGCCGGTCGATCTCAACGCCCTGCTCTACGATCTCGAACGGACGCTCGCGCGCGCGTATCGCGTGAAGGGCGACGCCACGCACGCCGAGGACTTCGAGCGACGCGCGCGCGTGCGGGCGCAGGCGATCCGCGGCCATCTCTGGGACCCGCAACTGCACGCGTTCGGCGACTACGATTTCGTCGCGCATACGCTCACGCATCGCTTGAGCGCGGCGACGGTGTATCCGCTTTACGCGGGCATCGCGACGAAAGCACAGGCGAGCGCGGTGGCATCGACGATTCGCGGAAAGCTCTTACGCGCAGGCGGCCTCGCGACCACGACCGTGCGCTCCGGCCAGCAATGGGACGAACCGAACGGCTGGGCGCCGCTGCAATATCTCGCGATCATGGGCCTGCGTCGCTATGGCGAATCGACGCTCGCGCGGCAGATCGCCGAACGCTGGATTCAGACCAACGTCGCGTACTATCAGCACACCGGCAAGCTCGTCGAGAAATACGATGTCGACGCAAAAGCGGGATCGAGCGCGGCGGGCGGCGGCGAATATCCGCTGCAGGACGGCTTCGGCTGGACCAACGGCGTGCTGCGCACGCTGATGGTCATGTATCCGTCGGCGGCGGGCGTCACGACGCGTCCGGTGGATGTCCCTTCGGGCGCGGCCGGCGTGGCGGACGCGGCGGCATCGGCGGCGAAGGCGTCGAAGAATACGCATCGGCTGACACCCACTCCGAGCAGCCAGTAA
- a CDS encoding zinc ribbon domain-containing protein YjdM translates to MNAFPPCPQCHSELTYADCDAYVCPECAHEWTANADATAEASAKVYRDAAGNVLNDGDTVTVIKDLKLKGSGGVIKMGTKVKNIRLVDSDHDIDCKIDGFGAMSLKSEFVRKA, encoded by the coding sequence ATGAACGCATTTCCCCCTTGCCCGCAATGCCATTCCGAATTGACCTACGCGGATTGCGACGCCTACGTCTGCCCGGAGTGCGCGCACGAATGGACCGCAAACGCAGACGCGACCGCCGAAGCATCCGCGAAGGTCTATCGCGATGCAGCGGGCAACGTGCTGAACGACGGCGATACCGTCACGGTCATCAAGGACCTGAAGCTGAAAGGGTCCGGCGGCGTCATCAAGATGGGCACGAAGGTCAAGAACATTCGCCTCGTGGACAGCGACCACGATATCGACTGCAAGATCGACGGCTTCGGCGCGATGAGCCTGAAATCGGAATTCGTGCGCAAAGCCTGA
- a CDS encoding transglycosylase domain-containing protein codes for MLTRLAARLRPHVRPRTLLLLPALFILYVLVLIPFTPGISDIRKAKVDQPAQILSADGKLLAEFKPTHREWVSVKQVSPYVIDALISTEDRRFYAHHGIDWRRTASAALHTFSGNRQGGSTLTQQLARNLYPDDIGRSQTLTRKLKEAITAFKIEAVYSKDEILETYLNTVPFLYNAYGIEMAARTYFGKSAGQLDVLESATLIGMLKGNSYYNPVINPERALDRRNIVLGQMVRFGHLPPAKLDALTKRPLRIDFERQTEEPGRAPHFAQQLRKWLIAWADDHDFNIYSDGLVVRTTIDSRLQSMATQALTWQGNQLQSIANTAWGAHGGCANTDADLARAFVRETSEYRAARDTGATDADALKRLMADRAFMRNVCENKTRVQAAFLALDPRNGQIKAWVGSRDFAQDPFDHVQQARRQPGSTFKPFVYGAAFERGAMPTDTFIDQDVTIPVKGNETWHPTDEAPPSGRPVSLRDGIAFSKNRITAQLMQSVGPARVARLARDMGVRESHLDVVPSLALGTSPVTLKEMVSAYGTIADNGNYIEPLLVTRIENRKGDVLAQFESKPERAVSVDATHKLVDVMRDVVNRGTGTAIRTRFGIRGDVAGKTGTTQDNADGWFILMHPQLVAGAWVGFNDSRVTLRSDYWGQGAHSALPMVGDFVQRALRSHLIDSRARFDTQAPPSAWQTFVTRLRVWIDETFTKKPAPGAARPAQTAAQKPARVKRAPPEPVAEVTEEPPQPPIFPAVPPLLPASPVVAASEAPAPASASATEP; via the coding sequence ATGCTCACCCGTCTCGCGGCCCGGCTGCGTCCGCATGTCCGGCCGCGCACGCTTCTGCTGCTGCCGGCGCTTTTCATCCTGTATGTGCTCGTGCTGATTCCGTTCACGCCCGGCATCAGCGATATTCGCAAGGCGAAGGTGGATCAGCCCGCGCAGATTCTTTCCGCCGATGGCAAACTGCTCGCCGAATTCAAGCCGACGCATCGCGAATGGGTGAGCGTGAAGCAGGTTTCGCCGTACGTCATCGACGCGCTCATCTCGACAGAAGACCGGCGCTTTTACGCCCATCACGGCATCGACTGGCGGCGCACGGCATCGGCGGCGCTGCACACGTTCTCCGGCAATCGGCAAGGCGGATCGACGCTCACGCAGCAACTCGCGCGGAATCTGTACCCCGATGATATCGGCCGGTCGCAGACGCTCACGCGCAAGCTCAAGGAAGCGATCACCGCGTTCAAGATCGAAGCCGTCTATTCGAAGGACGAGATTCTCGAAACGTATCTGAACACCGTGCCGTTTCTCTACAACGCTTACGGCATCGAAATGGCCGCGCGCACGTACTTCGGCAAGTCGGCGGGTCAGCTCGACGTGCTCGAAAGCGCGACACTCATCGGCATGCTGAAGGGCAACAGCTATTACAACCCGGTGATCAATCCCGAGCGCGCGCTGGACCGCCGCAATATCGTGCTCGGGCAAATGGTGCGCTTCGGGCATCTTCCGCCCGCGAAGCTCGACGCGCTCACGAAGCGGCCGCTGCGCATCGACTTCGAGCGGCAGACGGAAGAGCCGGGACGCGCGCCGCATTTCGCGCAGCAATTGCGCAAGTGGCTGATCGCATGGGCGGACGACCACGACTTCAATATCTATTCCGATGGGCTCGTCGTGCGCACGACCATCGATTCGCGTCTTCAGTCGATGGCCACGCAGGCGCTCACGTGGCAGGGCAATCAGTTGCAGTCGATTGCCAACACCGCATGGGGCGCACACGGCGGCTGCGCGAATACGGACGCGGACTTGGCGCGCGCGTTCGTGCGCGAGACGAGCGAATACCGCGCTGCCCGCGATACCGGCGCGACCGACGCGGACGCCCTCAAGCGTCTGATGGCGGATCGCGCGTTCATGCGCAATGTCTGCGAGAACAAGACGCGCGTGCAGGCCGCGTTCCTCGCGCTCGATCCGCGCAACGGCCAGATCAAGGCGTGGGTCGGCAGCCGCGACTTCGCGCAGGACCCGTTCGATCACGTGCAACAGGCGCGCCGTCAGCCGGGCTCCACGTTCAAGCCCTTCGTCTATGGCGCGGCGTTCGAGCGCGGCGCGATGCCGACAGACACGTTCATCGACCAGGACGTGACTATACCGGTGAAGGGCAACGAGACGTGGCATCCCACCGACGAAGCCCCGCCGAGCGGCCGTCCGGTTAGCCTGCGCGACGGCATCGCGTTCTCAAAGAACCGCATCACCGCGCAACTGATGCAGTCGGTCGGCCCCGCGCGCGTCGCCCGGCTCGCCCGGGACATGGGCGTGCGTGAGAGTCATCTGGACGTGGTGCCGTCGCTCGCGCTCGGCACGAGTCCGGTGACGCTGAAGGAGATGGTCTCGGCGTACGGCACCATCGCCGATAACGGGAATTACATCGAGCCGCTGCTTGTCACACGCATCGAGAACCGCAAAGGCGATGTGCTCGCGCAGTTCGAAAGCAAACCTGAGCGCGCGGTGTCGGTCGATGCGACGCACAAGCTCGTCGACGTCATGCGTGATGTGGTGAATCGCGGCACGGGCACGGCTATTCGCACGCGCTTCGGCATTCGCGGCGATGTCGCCGGAAAGACGGGCACGACGCAGGACAATGCGGACGGCTGGTTCATTCTGATGCATCCGCAACTCGTGGCGGGCGCGTGGGTCGGCTTCAACGACAGCCGCGTGACGCTGCGCAGCGACTACTGGGGCCAGGGCGCGCATAGCGCCTTGCCGATGGTCGGCGACTTCGTGCAGCGCGCGCTGCGCTCGCATTTGATCGACTCGCGCGCGCGCTTCGACACGCAGGCGCCGCCGAGCGCGTGGCAGACCTTCGTCACGCGGCTGCGCGTGTGGATCGACGAAACGTTCACGAAGAAGCCTGCGCCGGGTGCCGCGAGGCCCGCGCAGACGGCTGCGCAAAAGCCCGCTCGCGTGAAGCGCGCGCCTCCCGAACCGGTGGCCGAGGTGACGGAAGAGCCGCCGCAGCCGCCGATCTTCCCTGCCGTACCGCCGCTGCTTCCCGCGTCGCCTGTCGTGGCCGCGAGCGAAGCGCCTGCTCCGGCTTCGGCTTCGGCCACGGAGCCGTAA
- a CDS encoding ABC transporter ATP-binding protein, which produces MSTITTHDGSLALRHVSKRFAGDDTAPVLDRVDLSVRSGEFVSIVGASGCGKSTLLRLVAGLDSAFEGEIDFDGARVVSTDLSRGIVFQDHRLFPWLDVEQNVAVALRNARLSKGEKARAVAEHIALVGLSGYERHYPHQLSGGMAQRVAIARGLVNRPRLLLLDEPFGALDALTRARMQDELQRIWAAERITMVLVTHDVEEAVLLADRVVVMQARPGRMADVIDVNVPRPRPRTDARLARLKDDIVAGFFSEA; this is translated from the coding sequence ATGTCAACGATAACTACGCACGACGGCAGCCTCGCCTTGCGGCACGTGAGCAAGCGTTTCGCAGGCGACGATACCGCGCCCGTGCTCGACCGCGTCGACCTGAGCGTGCGAAGCGGCGAGTTCGTGAGCATCGTAGGCGCCAGCGGATGCGGAAAATCGACGCTCTTGCGGCTCGTCGCGGGCCTCGACAGTGCATTCGAAGGCGAGATCGACTTCGACGGCGCACGCGTCGTATCGACGGACCTTTCGCGCGGCATCGTGTTTCAGGACCATCGGCTGTTCCCGTGGCTCGATGTCGAACAGAACGTGGCGGTGGCGCTGCGCAATGCGCGCTTGTCGAAGGGCGAGAAGGCGCGGGCGGTGGCCGAGCACATTGCGCTCGTCGGACTTTCCGGGTATGAGCGGCACTATCCGCATCAATTGTCGGGCGGCATGGCGCAGCGCGTGGCCATTGCGCGCGGCCTCGTCAACCGGCCGCGCCTCTTGCTGCTCGACGAACCCTTCGGCGCGCTCGATGCGCTCACGCGTGCGCGCATGCAGGACGAGCTTCAGCGCATCTGGGCCGCCGAGCGCATCACCATGGTCCTCGTCACGCACGATGTCGAGGAAGCGGTGCTGCTCGCGGATCGCGTCGTCGTGATGCAGGCGCGTCCGGGGCGTATGGCCGACGTCATCGACGTGAATGTGCCGCGTCCGCGCCCGCGCACCGATGCGCGGCTCGCGCGGCTGAAGGACGATATCGTTGCCGGGTTCTTTTCCGAAGCCTGA
- a CDS encoding ABC transporter permease subunit, protein MSTLELEAGRLNKRRATGPQRWRGFVLPLAALALWWLASRHAVPGHGVMVSPAQVLHTALEQARSGALARALSASLARELTGFAIGTTLGLALGALLGISRLANRAIAPSFDTFKQVSLFAWIPLISVWFGLGDVAKVVFLSLAALVPVVVHTSDGIRAVPSQWAEVARTFGYSRLQMLVHVVLPAALPSIFTGVYLALIYSWLATLGAEYLLVAGSGIGNTLVDGSEQFRMDLVVFGVIVVGITGWALNALARAIQRRWFDASRYV, encoded by the coding sequence ATGTCGACACTGGAACTCGAAGCCGGACGTCTAAACAAGCGGCGCGCAACGGGGCCGCAACGCTGGCGCGGCTTCGTGCTGCCTCTCGCGGCGCTCGCGCTCTGGTGGCTCGCGTCGCGTCATGCAGTGCCGGGCCACGGCGTGATGGTCTCGCCTGCGCAGGTGCTTCATACCGCGCTTGAGCAGGCGCGCAGCGGCGCGCTAGCGCGGGCCTTGTCGGCATCGCTTGCACGCGAATTGACGGGCTTTGCCATCGGCACCACGCTCGGCCTCGCTTTGGGCGCGCTGCTCGGCATCTCACGGCTTGCGAATCGCGCGATTGCGCCGAGCTTCGACACGTTCAAGCAAGTGTCGTTGTTCGCGTGGATTCCGCTGATTTCCGTGTGGTTCGGCTTAGGCGACGTCGCGAAAGTCGTGTTTCTCTCGCTCGCCGCGCTGGTGCCGGTCGTCGTGCATACGAGCGACGGCATTCGCGCAGTGCCGTCGCAATGGGCAGAAGTCGCGCGCACGTTCGGCTACAGCCGGCTGCAAATGCTCGTGCATGTGGTGTTGCCCGCCGCGTTGCCGTCCATTTTCACGGGCGTTTATCTCGCGCTCATCTATTCGTGGCTCGCCACGCTCGGCGCGGAGTATTTGCTGGTGGCGGGCAGCGGCATCGGCAATACGCTCGTGGACGGCAGCGAGCAGTTCCGCATGGATCTCGTCGTGTTCGGCGTGATCGTGGTCGGGATAACGGGGTGGGCGCTCAATGCGCTCGCACGCGCGATTCAGCGCCGATGGTTCGATGCATCGCGCTACGTCTGA
- a CDS encoding ABC transporter permease, translating into MQALHAVGWTALPWLLPVLCALLWVVGSRYGWISAQVLPPPALVFETLGALATSGELWTHLAASLSRVAVGFFGGVALGVLLGAALGLSRSLEAYVLPSFNAIVQVPVLGWLPFLMIVVGIGEPLKYLLIGHAALVPVTLSTLQGFRNTPPALREVASVYRYSRWQTILHVTLPAAIPMICTGLRLAFTKAWLTLVVVELVASSEGLGYLIVYGRQLFQLDLVLASVLIVGAIGFIADRSLGALERKLDRAKAA; encoded by the coding sequence ATGCAGGCGTTGCACGCGGTCGGTTGGACCGCGCTTCCCTGGCTTTTGCCCGTTCTCTGCGCGTTGCTATGGGTGGTCGGTTCGCGCTACGGATGGATTTCCGCGCAAGTCTTGCCGCCGCCCGCGCTGGTCTTCGAAACGCTCGGCGCGCTGGCGACAAGCGGCGAATTGTGGACGCATCTGGCCGCGAGCCTCTCGCGCGTGGCCGTCGGGTTCTTCGGCGGCGTGGCGCTGGGCGTGTTGCTGGGCGCGGCGCTCGGGCTGTCGCGTTCGCTCGAAGCGTATGTGCTGCCGAGCTTCAATGCGATCGTGCAGGTGCCCGTGCTCGGATGGCTGCCGTTTCTGATGATCGTGGTCGGCATCGGCGAGCCGTTGAAGTATCTGCTGATCGGCCATGCGGCGCTCGTGCCGGTCACGCTCAGCACGTTGCAGGGCTTTCGCAATACGCCGCCCGCGTTGCGCGAAGTGGCGTCCGTGTATCGCTACTCGCGCTGGCAGACCATTCTTCACGTCACGCTGCCCGCCGCCATTCCGATGATCTGCACCGGCCTGCGCCTCGCGTTCACCAAGGCCTGGCTCACGCTCGTCGTGGTGGAACTCGTGGCGTCGTCGGAAGGGCTTGGTTATCTGATCGTGTACGGCCGCCAGCTCTTCCAGCTCGATCTCGTGCTGGCTTCGGTGCTGATCGTGGGCGCGATCGGTTTCATCGCGGACCGTTCGCTCGGCGCGCTGGAGCGCAAGCTCGATCGCGCGAAGGCAGCTTGA
- a CDS encoding ABC transporter substrate-binding protein — protein sequence MKSSRTFCLITRNLIALFGAALLCSAHAAEPDVVRIGVAQQGAGDPPTFGGSPAATAQLQHRVEGALKPEHVNVQWIFFKGAGPAVNEALANKQIDFAYQGDLPSVLGRANGLKTHLLLASNVRAGVYLAVPPDSDIKGVKDLKGKRVGIFRGTNLQLVADNVLKENGLTERDLRVINLDTAAAQAALASKGVDAVFLDYSLFKLQRQGLAKIVYASRDGGLQLTRQAHLLVLDDFERAHPDTVQKVVTSVVQAAQWSSDEANRSALFALWAKSGVPAESWQAEYASQPLKDRMSPLIDPFLVARYQAVADDALRLNLIRQPVSVNGWFEPKYLDQAIKSLKLDGYWPRFDASGKPQA from the coding sequence ATGAAATCGAGCAGAACCTTTTGCCTCATCACACGCAATCTGATCGCGTTGTTCGGCGCGGCGCTTCTGTGCTCCGCGCACGCGGCGGAGCCGGACGTGGTGCGCATCGGCGTCGCGCAACAAGGCGCAGGCGATCCGCCGACATTCGGCGGATCGCCTGCCGCGACCGCGCAATTGCAGCATCGCGTGGAAGGTGCGCTGAAGCCCGAGCATGTCAATGTGCAGTGGATCTTCTTCAAGGGCGCGGGCCCCGCCGTGAACGAAGCGCTCGCGAACAAGCAGATCGACTTCGCGTATCAGGGCGATCTGCCTTCCGTGCTCGGACGCGCCAACGGGCTCAAGACGCACTTGTTGTTGGCATCAAACGTGCGCGCCGGCGTCTATCTGGCGGTGCCGCCGGATTCGGACATCAAGGGCGTGAAAGACCTCAAAGGAAAGCGCGTTGGAATATTTCGGGGTACGAATCTACAGCTCGTGGCCGACAACGTGCTCAAGGAAAACGGACTGACCGAGCGCGATCTTCGCGTCATCAACCTCGATACGGCGGCGGCGCAAGCGGCGCTCGCATCGAAGGGTGTGGATGCGGTGTTCCTCGACTATTCGCTGTTCAAGCTGCAACGTCAGGGGCTGGCGAAGATCGTCTATGCATCGCGCGACGGCGGTTTGCAGCTCACGCGGCAGGCGCATTTGCTGGTGCTCGACGACTTCGAGCGCGCGCATCCCGATACGGTGCAGAAAGTGGTGACGTCGGTGGTGCAGGCGGCGCAATGGTCGTCGGATGAAGCGAACCGAAGCGCGCTGTTCGCGCTGTGGGCGAAAAGCGGCGTGCCGGCCGAATCGTGGCAAGCGGAGTATGCGAGCCAGCCGTTGAAGGACCGCATGTCGCCGCTCATCGATCCGTTTCTCGTCGCGCGCTATCAGGCTGTTGCCGACGATGCGCTTCGCCTGAATCTGATTCGTCAGCCCGTCAGCGTCAACGGATGGTTCGAGCCGAAATATCTGGATCAGGCCATCAAGTCGCTGAAACTCGATGGCTACTGGCCGCGCTTCGACGCGTCCGGCAAGCCGCAGGCGTGA
- a CDS encoding TauD/TfdA family dioxygenase, whose amino-acid sequence MSDTASLTAESHSDAARQPATSHEPFQVRPIGGRIGAEVRGVTLSADLDDAAIGEINAALLQHKVLFFRGQSHLDDAAQEAFAARFGETVAHPTVPSLASGSRLLELDSKHGARANSWHTDVTFVDAYPKISILRGVVIPPAGGDTVWANTAAAYQHLPQALRDLADGLWALHSNAYDYAAARNTPDTEADREYRQQFTSTLYETEHPVVRVHPETGERTLVLGHFVQRFTGLSQRDSDRLLAIFHDHITRLENTVRWRWTQGDVAIWDNRATQHYAVNDYGDAHRVVRRATVHGDVPVGIDGRTSRIVKRETRTH is encoded by the coding sequence ATGTCCGATACTGCCTCGCTCACCGCCGAGTCTCACAGCGACGCCGCCCGCCAGCCCGCCACGTCACACGAACCGTTCCAGGTGCGCCCGATAGGTGGGCGCATCGGCGCGGAAGTGCGCGGCGTGACGCTATCCGCCGATCTCGACGATGCGGCCATCGGCGAGATCAACGCGGCGCTGCTTCAGCATAAGGTACTGTTCTTCCGCGGCCAGTCGCATCTCGACGACGCCGCGCAGGAAGCCTTCGCCGCGCGCTTCGGCGAGACGGTCGCGCATCCGACGGTGCCGTCGCTCGCAAGCGGCAGCCGCCTGCTCGAACTCGACTCGAAGCACGGCGCGCGAGCGAACTCGTGGCATACCGACGTCACGTTCGTCGATGCTTACCCAAAGATTTCGATTCTTCGCGGCGTGGTGATTCCACCCGCTGGCGGCGACACCGTGTGGGCCAACACGGCCGCCGCCTACCAGCATTTGCCGCAAGCCTTGCGCGATCTCGCCGACGGCTTGTGGGCGCTGCATTCGAACGCCTACGACTACGCGGCTGCGCGCAACACGCCGGACACGGAAGCGGACCGCGAGTACCGCCAGCAGTTCACCTCCACGCTGTACGAGACCGAGCATCCGGTGGTGCGCGTGCATCCCGAGACGGGCGAGCGCACGCTCGTGCTCGGCCACTTCGTGCAGCGTTTCACCGGCTTGTCGCAGCGGGATTCCGACCGGCTGCTCGCCATCTTTCACGATCACATCACGCGTCTTGAGAACACCGTGCGCTGGCGCTGGACGCAGGGCGACGTCGCCATCTGGGACAACCGCGCGACACAGCACTATGCGGTGAACGATTACGGCGACGCGCATCGCGTGGTACGGCGCGCGACCGTGCACGGCGATGTCCCCGTGGGCATCGACGGACGCACGAGCCGCATCGTCAAGCGGGAAACCCGCACGCACTGA
- a CDS encoding nitronate monooxygenase: MTQQTRHNTLLPLLGITQPIIQAPMAGVSTPALAAAVSNAGGLGSLGVGAMNGEGARKVIRETRALTDKPFNINVFCHRPARANDAVEKAWIDWLAPLFAQYDAKPPAKLSEIYTSFVVDEAMLNVFVEERPAVVSFHFGLPSKAYIDALRRAGITLMAAATNLHEAEQVADAGMDAIIAQGIEAGGHRGVFDTEADDERIGTFALTRLIARTLDLPVIAAGGIMDGAGIAAALALGAQAAQMGTAFVPCTETSIDAGFRRAILSDAANRTTLTAAISGRAARGIVNKFTELGRSAGAPAIPDYPITYDAGKALHAAAKAKGEFGYGAQWAGQAATLARELPAAELMAQLVAELEESIGGLQQYAQALRMTSML, encoded by the coding sequence ATGACTCAGCAGACCAGACACAACACGTTGTTGCCCTTGCTCGGCATCACGCAGCCCATCATCCAGGCGCCGATGGCAGGCGTCAGCACGCCCGCGCTCGCGGCGGCCGTATCGAATGCGGGCGGGCTCGGCTCGCTCGGCGTCGGCGCGATGAACGGAGAAGGCGCGCGCAAGGTGATCCGCGAAACGCGTGCGCTGACGGACAAGCCGTTCAATATCAACGTGTTCTGTCATCGCCCCGCGCGAGCGAACGATGCCGTCGAGAAGGCATGGATCGACTGGCTCGCGCCGCTCTTCGCGCAGTACGACGCGAAGCCGCCCGCAAAGCTGAGCGAGATCTATACGAGCTTCGTCGTCGATGAAGCCATGCTAAACGTGTTCGTCGAAGAGAGGCCGGCCGTCGTCAGCTTTCATTTCGGACTGCCATCGAAAGCGTACATCGATGCGTTGCGCCGGGCCGGCATCACGCTGATGGCCGCCGCAACCAACCTGCACGAAGCGGAACAAGTGGCCGACGCGGGCATGGATGCGATCATCGCGCAGGGCATCGAAGCAGGCGGGCATCGCGGCGTCTTCGATACGGAAGCCGACGACGAACGTATCGGCACCTTCGCGCTCACGCGCCTGATCGCGCGCACGCTCGACCTGCCCGTGATCGCGGCGGGCGGCATCATGGATGGTGCGGGCATTGCGGCGGCGCTTGCGCTCGGCGCGCAGGCGGCGCAGATGGGCACGGCCTTCGTGCCTTGCACGGAGACGTCGATCGACGCGGGTTTTCGCCGCGCAATCCTGAGCGATGCCGCGAACCGCACGACGCTCACCGCTGCCATTTCCGGTCGGGCCGCGCGCGGCATCGTCAACAAGTTCACCGAACTGGGCCGCAGCGCTGGCGCGCCGGCGATCCCGGATTATCCGATTACCTATGACGCAGGCAAGGCGCTGCACGCGGCGGCCAAGGCGAAGGGCGAGTTCGGCTACGGCGCGCAGTGGGCCGGACAAGCGGCGACGCTCGCACGCGAGCTGCCGGCTGCGGAACTCATGGCGCAACTCGTCGCTGAACTGGAAGAGAGCATCGGCGGGCTGCAGCAGTACGCACAAGCTTTGCGCATGACGTCGATGCTGTAA